One Candidatus Sulfurimonas baltica DNA segment encodes these proteins:
- a CDS encoding tetrahydrodipicolinate N-succinyltransferase N-terminal domain-containing protein: protein MELIQTTDAFKALIENIKSSTKGYKDPLAFGICRVDLGQLNIEKSLQATYPIINWNENFGSAAIFIKALFEQGIEVDFNESEVVCNINAAFLRNCLNAFTPYSDEAYGDAHKNIQVVSALYNQIMNSGSLEGEFKITFIFADEALKSVEASYLKLYALSQAKVELRSINLNGAFGVLPNLAWSNGQPIELDYLREFEIELKLSNEYPHIDFVDKFPRFLQHIIPADNTRILDTSKVRFGAQLAAGTTVMPGASYVNFNAGTTGPVMVEGRISSSAIVGAGSDVGGGASILGVLSGTDGNPVSIGKNTLLGANSTCGIPMGDGCILDAGVAILEGTKVKIYSKELPKIKEVNNNLTLDGEIFKGKDLAGLNGIHFRQNSMTGELTASRSTREIKLNADLH, encoded by the coding sequence ATGGAACTAATTCAAACAACGGATGCCTTTAAAGCATTAATAGAAAATATCAAATCATCAACTAAAGGATACAAAGATCCTCTTGCATTTGGTATTTGTAGAGTAGATTTAGGACAACTCAATATTGAGAAATCTCTTCAGGCAACTTACCCTATAATTAATTGGAATGAGAATTTCGGCAGTGCGGCTATTTTCATAAAAGCTTTATTTGAACAAGGTATTGAAGTTGACTTTAATGAGAGCGAGGTTGTTTGTAATATTAACGCTGCTTTTTTAAGAAACTGTCTAAATGCTTTTACACCTTATTCTGATGAAGCTTATGGCGATGCTCATAAAAACATTCAAGTTGTGTCTGCACTTTACAACCAAATAATGAATAGCGGCTCTTTAGAGGGTGAGTTTAAAATTACATTTATTTTTGCTGATGAAGCGTTAAAAAGCGTAGAAGCTTCTTATCTAAAGCTATATGCATTATCACAAGCTAAAGTTGAGCTCAGAAGTATTAACCTAAATGGTGCCTTTGGCGTACTTCCAAATCTTGCTTGGTCAAATGGTCAACCAATTGAACTTGACTATCTTCGTGAATTCGAAATTGAATTGAAATTATCAAATGAGTACCCGCATATTGACTTTGTAGATAAGTTTCCAAGATTTTTACAACACATTATTCCTGCTGACAATACTCGTATTTTAGATACTTCTAAAGTTAGATTTGGTGCTCAACTAGCAGCAGGCACAACTGTTATGCCGGGGGCTTCTTATGTGAACTTTAATGCTGGCACAACTGGTCCGGTTATGGTTGAAGGGCGTATTTCCAGCTCAGCTATTGTTGGCGCAGGCAGCGATGTTGGCGGTGGTGCTTCTATCCTTGGTGTTCTTAGTGGAACGGATGGAAATCCTGTCTCTATAGGTAAAAACACACTTTTAGGTGCAAACTCTACATGTGGAATACCTATGGGTGACGGCTGTATTTTAGATGCAGGCGTAGCAATTTTAGAAGGTACTAAAGTTAAAATATATTCTAAAGAACTCCCTAAAATTAAAGAGGTTAACAACAATCTTACTCTTGATGGTGAAATCTTTAAGGGTAAAGATTTAGCAGGACTTAACGGCATACATTTTAGACAAAACTCTATGACAGGTGAGCTAACTGCTTCACGTTCAACAAGAGAGATTAAACTAAATGCGGATCTTCATTAG
- a CDS encoding flagellar basal body protein encodes MSISSNMSSIQSHQTMMNTTANNVANVNSDGFVPSSTRMSSDNGSVLANNRKADNTDSTKSQTDLAKEIPDQIIAQNATAVNVTAIKTQDAMFGSLLDIKA; translated from the coding sequence ATGAGTATATCAAGTAATATGTCATCGATACAATCTCATCAGACCATGATGAACACGACTGCAAATAATGTAGCAAATGTTAATTCAGATGGGTTTGTTCCTAGTAGCACTAGAATGTCAAGTGATAACGGTTCTGTTTTGGCAAACAATCGCAAAGCTGATAATACCGACTCTACAAAAAGTCAAACAGATTTGGCAAAAGAGATTCCGGATCAGATTATTGCGCAGAATGCAACTGCCGTGAATGTTACAGCAATAAAAACGCAGGATGCTATGTTTGGTTCACTTTTAGATATTAAAGCATAA